One Pseudodesulfovibrio cashew DNA window includes the following coding sequences:
- a CDS encoding glycosyltransferase family 4 protein produces MSETKRIWGTLDPFFEPGPVLGRRVANVRFLHALLERDPFAEYHFFLADRGQTDSLRRHLEGTGLPGTARCRYFDRRELPSRLEETDYHCFHLSDCITTQPALARLRNRHSREIFPVTGTIHSLSYANYGAPFLRHLWPGATGRDAIVCSSGPGRRVVENLFCWLRESFDLPPETPAPTLAHVPLGVDTDALTPGENRTDGGPVRLLVFGRISHHSKMDLLPLVRALHRLVSDGLDPTSVELVLAGWGDDNDDFLPTLKDYVANVGVGLTVALRPTEAEKTALFRSADIFVSIADNPQETFGITLAEAGAFGLPCVASEYDGYRDIVVPGETGLLVPTVGPDATPDVDELAPLLFDNQYHLLLSQRTAVEIPALAEALGRLIASPALRRDMGRAARTRVEKRFSWATVIEQYLALWNDLWAHPTDADALRETDHPMDMPYGRLFGHYTSRVLGPDTVLKAGRTGDAFYRGKDFPTLYSGMTMTIDPEIARKLVFLARKPIDSRTLMGKLMRVEPSLDANVVTNHLLWSLKHDILERVE; encoded by the coding sequence ATGTCCGAAACAAAGCGCATCTGGGGAACCCTGGACCCCTTTTTCGAGCCAGGCCCGGTGCTGGGCCGCAGGGTGGCCAATGTCCGCTTTCTGCACGCCCTGCTTGAGCGGGATCCGTTCGCCGAATATCATTTCTTCCTGGCAGACAGAGGCCAGACCGATTCCCTGCGCCGCCACCTGGAAGGGACAGGATTGCCGGGTACGGCCCGCTGCCGGTATTTCGACCGGAGGGAGCTGCCCTCCCGGCTGGAGGAGACAGACTACCACTGCTTTCACCTCTCGGACTGCATCACCACACAGCCCGCCCTGGCCCGGCTGCGCAACCGGCACAGCCGGGAGATCTTTCCGGTCACGGGCACTATCCACTCCCTGAGCTACGCCAACTACGGCGCCCCATTCCTGCGTCACCTCTGGCCCGGGGCCACGGGCAGGGACGCCATCGTCTGCTCCTCGGGCCCGGGAAGACGGGTGGTGGAGAACCTGTTCTGCTGGCTGCGCGAGTCCTTCGACCTGCCCCCGGAGACCCCGGCCCCGACCCTGGCGCACGTCCCTCTCGGCGTGGACACGGACGCGCTCACGCCCGGCGAGAACCGGACGGACGGTGGGCCTGTGCGACTGCTGGTCTTCGGGCGTATCTCCCATCATTCAAAGATGGACCTGCTGCCCCTGGTGCGCGCCCTGCACCGACTGGTCTCGGACGGTCTGGACCCGACCTCGGTGGAACTGGTGCTGGCGGGATGGGGCGACGATAACGACGATTTCCTGCCAACGCTCAAGGACTATGTGGCCAACGTGGGCGTCGGCCTGACCGTGGCGCTGCGTCCCACGGAAGCGGAAAAGACGGCCCTGTTCCGGTCCGCCGACATCTTCGTCTCCATCGCGGACAATCCCCAGGAGACCTTCGGCATCACCCTGGCCGAGGCCGGGGCCTTCGGCCTGCCCTGCGTGGCCTCGGAGTACGACGGCTACCGCGACATCGTGGTCCCCGGAGAGACCGGACTGCTGGTGCCGACCGTGGGGCCGGACGCCACCCCGGACGTGGACGAACTGGCCCCGCTGCTCTTCGACAACCAGTACCACCTGCTGCTCTCCCAGCGCACCGCCGTGGAGATTCCGGCCCTGGCCGAGGCGCTGGGAAGGCTCATCGCCTCGCCGGCCCTTCGCCGCGACATGGGCAGGGCCGCCCGGACGCGGGTGGAGAAACGCTTCTCCTGGGCCACGGTCATCGAGCAGTACCTCGCCCTCTGGAACGACCTGTGGGCTCACCCCACCGACGCGGACGCTCTGCGGGAAACCGATCATCCCATGGACATGCCCTACGGACGCCTTTTCGGCCACTACACCAGCCGCGTCCTCGGCCCGGACACGGTACTCAAGGCCGGACGCACGGGCGACGCCTTCTACCGCGGCAAGGATTTTCCCACCCTCTATTCCGGCATGACCATGACCATTGATCCGGAGATCGCCAGAAAACTGGTTTTTCTCGCCCGCAAACCCATTGACAGTAGGACACTGATGGGGAAGCTTATGCGGGTCGAGCCCAGCCTCGACGCAAACGTCGTTACAAATCATCTGCTCTGGTCCCTCAAGCACGACATACTGGAGCGAGTAGAATAA
- a CDS encoding 4Fe-4S binding protein, whose product MKALRAARMERCIGCHSCSLACSRQVHHFLSWNRAGIRIASAGGLSTGFEAKVCLACHPAPCAEACPSGALVQRRDGGVMQKKSLCVRCGLCAEACPVDAIYLDSENNPYVCIHCGQCVAFCPHNCLEMADLSPREKDGEADHD is encoded by the coding sequence ATGAAAGCGCTGAGAGCGGCGCGAATGGAACGGTGCATCGGCTGCCATTCGTGTTCGTTGGCCTGTTCGCGACAGGTCCACCATTTTCTCTCCTGGAACAGGGCGGGTATCCGCATTGCCTCGGCGGGCGGTCTGTCCACCGGATTCGAGGCCAAGGTCTGTCTGGCCTGCCACCCGGCCCCGTGCGCCGAAGCGTGTCCCTCGGGTGCGCTCGTCCAACGCAGGGACGGAGGCGTGATGCAAAAGAAATCTCTCTGTGTCCGCTGCGGTCTGTGCGCCGAGGCGTGCCCCGTAGACGCCATCTACCTGGACAGCGAGAACAATCCCTACGTCTGCATTCACTGCGGGCAGTGCGTGGCGTTCTGTCCGCACAACTGCCTGGAGATGGCCGATCTTTCACCGCGTGAAAAGGACGGGGAGGCTGACCATGATTAG
- a CDS encoding aldehyde ferredoxin oxidoreductase N-terminal domain-containing protein, giving the protein MIRDFFRVMVVDLSSGATRIAEHTGRAEFLGGSGLAALLFETYGHMDRSWDDPDQPLIFAIGPLTGYYPLMSKTCCAFRSPYHDEYTESYAGGKSALSLRFADLDALVVTGRAPRLTALCVGSGGTDLRDVEFLRGFDALQTGRVLRKMFPGAGRRSILRIGPAGENLSAYACINVDTFRHFGRMGGGTVMGAKNLKGICILGDQGFPLPEGKAYPKLYRRIFEQLTTTEMMAKYHGVGTAININPLNGLKSLPWRNLQATAAPAAEAISGERFADDVLLRNAACAGCPVGCIHIGFVRERFQANNQYLYRQVGYDYEPIYSCGGMLEVTDPSQVLRILDVIEKEGLDCMSAGVALAWATEALEKGVVSKGETLLDFAWGDAETYMRGVELISRPPNEFYRQLAQGTLKCAARFGGEDFACVLGQEMAGYATGEVFFVSEGLGFRHSHLDAGGYAWDQKHDEKDVDKALEFLIEDSRKRIVVNCMVGCLFSRGVYTEDLLAEALDAVGHTGFGSSLSAIGERVQRLRWRLRVRMGYDPRQVKIPKRYTELTTWKGPIDTDYLEALRTEYAARILSMAAPAPGSE; this is encoded by the coding sequence ATGATTAGGGATTTCTTCCGCGTCATGGTCGTGGACCTGTCCAGCGGCGCCACACGCATCGCCGAGCACACGGGAAGAGCCGAATTTCTGGGCGGTTCGGGACTGGCCGCGCTCCTGTTCGAGACGTACGGCCACATGGACCGGAGCTGGGACGACCCGGACCAGCCGCTGATCTTCGCCATCGGCCCGCTGACCGGTTACTACCCGCTGATGTCCAAGACCTGCTGCGCCTTTCGCTCGCCCTACCATGATGAATATACCGAGAGCTACGCGGGCGGGAAATCCGCCCTGTCCCTCAGGTTCGCCGACCTTGACGCCTTGGTGGTGACCGGCAGGGCACCCCGCCTGACCGCCCTGTGCGTGGGCTCTGGCGGTACGGACCTGCGCGACGTGGAATTCCTGCGCGGCTTCGACGCCCTCCAGACCGGGCGAGTGCTGCGCAAGATGTTCCCCGGCGCGGGCAGGCGCTCCATCCTGCGCATCGGCCCGGCCGGCGAAAACCTCTCGGCCTACGCCTGCATCAACGTGGATACCTTCCGCCACTTCGGGCGCATGGGCGGCGGCACGGTGATGGGCGCGAAAAATCTCAAGGGCATCTGCATCCTGGGCGATCAGGGCTTCCCATTGCCCGAGGGCAAGGCCTATCCGAAGCTCTACCGGCGCATCTTTGAGCAACTGACCACAACCGAGATGATGGCCAAGTACCACGGCGTGGGCACGGCCATAAACATCAACCCGCTCAACGGGCTCAAGTCCCTGCCCTGGCGCAATCTTCAGGCCACGGCCGCCCCGGCGGCAGAGGCCATCTCCGGCGAGCGGTTCGCGGACGACGTCCTGCTGCGCAACGCGGCCTGCGCCGGGTGTCCGGTGGGCTGCATCCACATCGGATTCGTGCGCGAGCGGTTCCAGGCCAACAACCAGTATCTCTACCGCCAGGTGGGCTACGACTACGAGCCCATCTATTCCTGTGGCGGCATGCTCGAGGTCACGGACCCCAGCCAGGTCCTGCGCATCCTCGATGTCATCGAGAAGGAGGGGCTGGACTGCATGTCTGCTGGTGTGGCCCTGGCCTGGGCCACGGAGGCTCTGGAGAAGGGCGTGGTCAGCAAAGGGGAAACCCTGCTCGACTTCGCCTGGGGCGACGCCGAGACCTACATGCGCGGGGTGGAGCTGATAAGCCGCCCGCCCAACGAGTTCTATCGCCAGCTGGCCCAGGGCACCCTCAAATGCGCAGCCCGCTTCGGCGGAGAGGATTTCGCCTGCGTCCTCGGCCAGGAGATGGCCGGCTACGCCACGGGCGAGGTCTTTTTCGTGTCCGAAGGGCTCGGCTTCCGCCACTCCCACCTGGACGCGGGCGGCTACGCCTGGGACCAGAAGCACGACGAAAAGGACGTGGACAAGGCCCTGGAGTTTCTGATCGAGGATAGCCGCAAGCGCATCGTGGTCAACTGCATGGTGGGCTGCCTGTTCTCTCGCGGAGTCTACACCGAAGACTTGCTGGCCGAAGCCCTGGACGCAGTGGGCCACACCGGGTTCGGCAGCTCCCTCTCCGCCATCGGCGAACGTGTCCAACGCCTCCGCTGGCGCCTGCGCGTCCGCATGGGCTACGACCCCCGCCAGGTGAAAATTCCCAAGCGATACACCGAGCTGACCACCTGGAAAGGCCCCATCGACACGGACTATCTCGAGGCCCTGCGTACCGAATACGCCGCCCGAATCCTCTCCATGGCCGCCCCGGCTCCCGGCTCCGAATAA
- a CDS encoding HD domain-containing protein, with amino-acid sequence MSVIIRKSLLELLFSGAFMKRWNDKLRPMELVEVDKQAHKMIVAWLLFLLNSGDMEVARKRALGEAIVEGGLFDYLYRLVITDIKPPVFYRIKENPEDYRTLTNWVLNELRPRIMPLGQEFMDRMGEYLMQPEDKGLARRILHAAHLYASYSEFKLLKSINRMDHELTEIEASFVDRLEAMRDLNGVGELLDEDNNVLGRFARMCGRLRFQKRWSQTPRVPETSVLGHMFIVAAYSWFFSTEVGACRARRQNNFFSGLFHDLPELLTRDIISPVKGASREIADLIHEYEIRELNRVVLAPLKEGGYAEIADRLEYFLGLEVGSEFKATFMRDGEVLEASEEQLCGEANRDSLDPKDGPLLKVCDSLAAYIEAHTALKNGISSDQLHHALYRIRMRYNETPVIAGVQVSALLADFD; translated from the coding sequence ATGTCAGTGATCATTCGAAAAAGCCTGCTGGAGCTCCTTTTTTCCGGCGCCTTCATGAAGCGGTGGAACGACAAGCTCCGCCCCATGGAGCTGGTCGAGGTCGACAAGCAGGCGCACAAGATGATCGTGGCCTGGTTGTTGTTCCTGCTCAATTCGGGCGACATGGAGGTGGCGCGGAAGCGCGCACTCGGCGAGGCCATCGTCGAGGGCGGCCTCTTCGACTACCTCTACCGGCTGGTCATCACCGACATCAAGCCGCCGGTGTTCTATCGGATCAAGGAGAACCCGGAGGATTACCGGACGCTTACCAACTGGGTCCTGAATGAGCTGCGCCCACGGATCATGCCCCTGGGGCAGGAGTTCATGGACCGCATGGGCGAGTACCTCATGCAGCCCGAGGACAAGGGGCTAGCCCGGCGCATCCTGCACGCCGCGCACCTCTACGCCAGCTACTCGGAGTTCAAGCTGCTCAAGTCCATCAACCGTATGGACCACGAGCTGACAGAGATCGAGGCCAGCTTTGTGGACCGGCTGGAGGCCATGCGCGACCTTAACGGGGTCGGCGAACTCCTGGACGAGGACAACAACGTGCTCGGACGCTTTGCCCGCATGTGCGGCAGGCTGCGTTTCCAGAAGCGGTGGTCCCAGACCCCGCGCGTGCCCGAGACCTCGGTGCTGGGGCACATGTTCATCGTGGCAGCCTATTCCTGGTTTTTCAGCACCGAAGTGGGGGCCTGCCGCGCCCGCCGCCAGAACAATTTCTTTTCCGGGCTGTTCCACGACCTGCCCGAGCTGCTCACCCGGGACATCATCTCCCCGGTCAAGGGCGCGTCGCGCGAGATTGCCGATCTGATCCACGAATATGAAATCCGGGAACTCAACCGGGTTGTCCTCGCCCCCCTCAAGGAGGGCGGCTACGCGGAGATCGCGGACCGCCTGGAATATTTTCTCGGCCTGGAGGTTGGCAGCGAGTTCAAGGCCACTTTCATGCGGGACGGCGAGGTGCTCGAGGCCTCCGAGGAGCAGCTCTGCGGCGAGGCCAACCGGGATTCCCTGGACCCCAAGGACGGACCGCTGCTCAAGGTCTGCGATTCCCTGGCCGCCTACATCGAGGCCCACACCGCCCTGAAGAACGGCATCTCGTCCGACCAGCTGCACCACGCCCTCTACCGCATCCGCATGCGCTACAACGAGACCCCGGTCATCGCGGGTGTGCAGGTCAGCGCGCTCCTTGCCGACTTTGATTGA
- a CDS encoding GGDEF domain-containing protein has protein sequence MRKKTIQRGKRPELMWGLGLSDELKLQVETGVGPGFYVRNFPAGAFSWPDADTDGEQPAMAWIPWSVWSAMPEHQREECRSREETQRILIQDQGEKDLEMEQVLADGFLTVVRTPLTRPKVQDAVFRAREVKSMYSDIYRMTEEILLERELLARKTDQLLFLNKILASATESLDPAVILLNAKETLSLLLPIKQLHAAFWTRQQESDVADVEIFLNGAMPPETESLWVERLMAAATDMGGGSVNSFQVVHAESLRRPEYSQTPADGRLVTMPLSAGQDTFGCLMLLCESSYRLGKDQVETFRSAITHLGLALRNGMTFKEVKLRADRDGLTRIYNRHSFEERLIYEIKRRRRYNHDLSLLMVDLDHFKQVNDTYGHKAGDMVLRKVGEILTTTFRTTDLPARYGGEEFVVLLPHTAERDAWTLAERVREAIQTCSFHFDGHDFTVTASIGVASVEGGALSKDEDLILKADKALYEAKHNGRNMVVISKPKETRAALH, from the coding sequence ATGCGAAAGAAGACTATACAGCGGGGCAAACGGCCCGAACTCATGTGGGGCCTGGGATTGAGCGACGAACTCAAGCTCCAGGTGGAAACAGGCGTGGGTCCCGGATTTTACGTCCGCAACTTTCCTGCCGGGGCATTCTCCTGGCCCGATGCCGACACGGACGGTGAACAGCCTGCCATGGCCTGGATTCCGTGGTCGGTCTGGTCCGCCATGCCGGAGCATCAACGGGAAGAATGCCGCAGCCGTGAGGAGACCCAGCGTATCCTGATCCAGGACCAGGGAGAAAAAGACCTGGAAATGGAACAGGTTCTGGCCGACGGCTTCCTGACCGTGGTCCGCACGCCCCTGACCCGGCCCAAGGTTCAGGACGCGGTCTTCCGCGCCAGGGAAGTAAAGAGCATGTACTCGGACATCTACCGGATGACCGAGGAGATCCTGCTCGAGCGGGAACTGCTTGCACGCAAGACCGACCAACTCCTGTTCCTGAACAAGATCCTGGCCTCGGCTACCGAGAGCCTGGACCCGGCCGTGATCCTGCTCAACGCCAAGGAGACCCTGAGCCTGCTCCTGCCCATCAAGCAGTTGCATGCCGCTTTCTGGACCCGTCAGCAGGAGTCCGATGTGGCCGACGTGGAAATCTTTCTCAACGGGGCCATGCCCCCTGAAACCGAGTCCCTGTGGGTGGAGAGGCTTATGGCCGCCGCAACCGACATGGGCGGCGGGTCGGTCAACAGCTTCCAGGTGGTCCACGCCGAGTCCCTCAGGCGACCCGAGTATTCCCAGACCCCGGCGGACGGGCGGCTGGTGACCATGCCCCTGAGCGCCGGGCAGGACACCTTCGGCTGTCTCATGCTCCTGTGCGAGTCCTCCTATCGTCTCGGCAAGGACCAGGTGGAAACCTTCCGTTCCGCCATCACTCACCTCGGCCTGGCCCTGCGTAACGGCATGACCTTCAAGGAAGTGAAGCTGCGCGCCGACCGCGACGGCCTGACCCGCATCTACAATCGCCACTCCTTCGAGGAGCGGCTGATCTACGAGATCAAGCGTCGCCGCCGCTACAACCACGATCTTTCCCTGCTCATGGTCGACCTCGACCACTTCAAGCAGGTCAACGACACCTACGGCCACAAGGCGGGCGATATGGTCCTGCGCAAGGTGGGTGAAATCCTGACCACCACTTTCCGCACCACCGACCTGCCCGCCAGATACGGCGGCGAAGAGTTCGTCGTGCTCCTGCCTCACACCGCCGAGCGGGACGCCTGGACCCTGGCCGAGCGCGTACGCGAAGCCATCCAGACGTGCAGCTTCCATTTCGACGGCCACGACTTCACGGTCACGGCCTCCATCGGCGTGGCCAGCGTGGAGGGCGGTGCCCTGTCCAAGGATGAGGACCTGATCCTCAAGGCGGACAAGGCGCTCTATGAAGCCAAGCACAACGGCCGCAACATGGTGGTCATCTCCAAGCCCAAGGAGACCCGCGCCGCGCTGCACTAG
- the cbiM gene encoding cobalt transporter CbiM — protein MHISEGVLSGPVLLAGAALTVTGTAIGLKKIDYDRIMTVAILSAAFFVASLVHVPIGVSNAHLILNGLLGVILGWAAFPSILVGLVLQAVLFQYGGLTVLGVNCFNMAAPAVLCHFVFRPLLSRGTGSRFAAAFACGFCAMLFSALLTAGSLALSGDAFIGAAQALLAAHLPIMVVEGVITGFAYTFLARVKPETVAVSSN, from the coding sequence ATGCATATTTCGGAAGGAGTGTTGTCCGGGCCGGTGTTGCTGGCCGGGGCGGCCTTGACCGTGACCGGCACTGCCATCGGGCTGAAAAAGATCGATTATGACCGGATCATGACCGTGGCCATCCTGTCGGCGGCGTTTTTCGTGGCTTCGCTGGTGCATGTGCCCATCGGCGTGTCCAACGCGCACCTGATCCTCAACGGTCTGCTCGGGGTCATTCTGGGCTGGGCCGCGTTTCCCTCCATCCTGGTGGGGCTGGTGTTGCAGGCGGTTTTGTTCCAGTACGGCGGTCTGACCGTGCTCGGGGTCAACTGCTTCAACATGGCCGCGCCCGCCGTGCTCTGCCATTTCGTGTTCAGGCCCCTGCTGAGCCGGGGGACCGGTAGCCGTTTCGCCGCCGCCTTTGCCTGCGGATTCTGCGCCATGCTCTTCAGCGCGCTGCTCACTGCCGGCTCCTTGGCCCTGTCCGGCGACGCGTTCATAGGCGCGGCCCAGGCCCTGTTGGCCGCGCACCTGCCCATCATGGTCGTGGAAGGCGTGATCACCGGTTTCGCCTATACGTTCCTGGCCCGGGTCAAGCCGGAAACCGTGGCCGTATCCTCCAACTGA